A region of Anaeromicrobium sediminis DNA encodes the following proteins:
- a CDS encoding DUF2798 domain-containing protein, with protein sequence MKIDKKYESLVFGFFMALGMSLFMSFAMTLINVGINHVFLKIWMKSWGIGFTIALPVSLILPPFISKLVKEIIQEEAGV encoded by the coding sequence ATGAAGATTGATAAAAAATATGAATCATTAGTATTTGGATTTTTTATGGCATTGGGAATGTCACTTTTTATGTCATTTGCTATGACTTTAATAAATGTTGGAATAAATCATGTGTTTTTGAAAATATGGATGAAAAGTTGGGGTATTGGATTTACTATTGCTTTACCCGTTTCGTTAATACTTCCACCATTTATTTCAAAGTTAGTTAAGGAGATAATACAAGAAGAAGCAGGCGTTTAA
- a CDS encoding MarR family winged helix-turn-helix transcriptional regulator, with product MKKESLGKYIAAIHRNSQSIINKKLEDYHIGSGQHDFLYVISNNEGISQKELSNLLNIGKGTTAKAVKNLLKSGYIKREKNMDDKRFYRLYLTDKGKEIVPTINLTFEEMIAIYGNGFSEEEYIHILNSLKKILKNMHNVKNEINCDE from the coding sequence TTGAAAAAGGAGTCCCTGGGCAAATATATAGCTGCTATTCATAGAAATTCTCAAAGTATTATTAATAAAAAACTTGAAGATTATCATATAGGAAGTGGACAACATGATTTTTTATATGTTATTTCCAACAATGAAGGTATAAGTCAAAAGGAACTAAGTAATTTATTAAACATTGGGAAAGGAACAACAGCAAAAGCTGTTAAGAATTTATTAAAAAGTGGTTATATAAAAAGAGAAAAGAATATGGATGATAAGCGTTTTTATAGATTATATTTAACAGACAAGGGAAAAGAGATTGTTCCCACAATAAACTTGACATTTGAAGAGATGATAGCGATTTATGGAAATGGATTTTCAGAAGAAGAATATATTCATATACTTAACTCATTAAAGAAAATACTTAAAAATATGCATAATGTGAAAAATGAAATAAATTGTGATGAATAA
- a CDS encoding LysM peptidoglycan-binding domain-containing protein, which translates to MKKIITLILALMMLFSLSISAYATEEYYTVKSEDVLWKIAESHGITWEKLAELNKLKNPHFIFPGQKIKVSSNEEMTNSQKVVAVLNSIETGDSSAIAYINPEKYIQHNLSAGDGLAGFGELLSMLPKGSASVDVVRVFEDGDYVVTQTDYNFFGPKVGFDIFRFEDGLIVEHWDNLAEKSTEPNPSGRTQLDGETKVVDLDRTNENKAVAKAFVDKVLVEGNYEIMAQYFDGDNYIQHNTQIGDGLSGLGKAMAAMAEQGINMVYEENHMILGQGNFVLAVSEGTFGGQKVAYYDLFRIENGKIAEHWDVIENIPNKEEWKNNNGKF; encoded by the coding sequence ATGAAAAAAATAATAACCTTAATTTTAGCACTTATGATGTTATTTAGTTTATCTATTAGTGCGTATGCAACAGAAGAATATTATACAGTTAAGAGTGAAGATGTACTTTGGAAAATTGCAGAAAGTCATGGAATAACATGGGAGAAGTTAGCAGAGTTAAATAAACTTAAAAATCCTCATTTTATTTTTCCAGGTCAAAAAATAAAGGTCAGTAGCAATGAAGAAATGACAAATTCACAAAAAGTAGTAGCAGTACTAAATAGTATTGAAACAGGGGACTCATCAGCAATTGCATATATTAATCCAGAGAAGTATATTCAACATAACTTATCTGCTGGAGATGGATTAGCAGGTTTTGGAGAATTGCTGAGTATGCTTCCTAAAGGAAGTGCATCAGTAGATGTAGTTAGAGTTTTTGAAGATGGGGATTACGTTGTAACTCAGACAGATTATAATTTCTTTGGACCAAAAGTTGGATTTGATATTTTTAGATTTGAAGATGGTCTAATTGTAGAGCATTGGGATAATTTAGCTGAGAAGAGTACAGAGCCTAATCCAAGTGGAAGAACACAACTTGATGGAGAAACTAAAGTTGTTGATTTAGATAGAACAAATGAAAATAAAGCAGTTGCTAAAGCGTTTGTGGATAAAGTATTAGTAGAAGGTAACTATGAAATAATGGCACAATATTTTGATGGTGACAATTATATTCAACATAATACTCAAATTGGAGATGGATTATCAGGATTAGGAAAAGCTATGGCAGCCATGGCAGAGCAAGGAATTAATATGGTGTACGAAGAAAACCATATGATATTAGGCCAAGGGAATTTTGTTTTAGCAGTAAGTGAAGGAACTTTTGGAGGACAGAAAGTAGCTTACTATGATTTATTCAGAATTGAAAATGGAAAAATAGCAGAACATTGGGATGTAATTGAAAATATCCCGAATAAAGAAGAGTGGAAAAATAATAACGGTAAATTTTAG
- a CDS encoding YeeE/YedE family protein, with amino-acid sequence MKKNVEYITGFILLIATLVLGKSGLSSPMLFFRLIAGLGLGYALTRSYFGFAGSVNRTYRTGSTKLMRALMIMFVGTAIVNVCFFIGQDATQYDLWVNPINLGLVLGGILFGVGMAFSSCCASGVLTDVITGLPRAIITLIFFGMGVYLGFPLQSSAPWITDTIVSTETFANGVFLPDLFKGDGLGGYLGASILTIVLAAVVIWICKVYEDNRKAQNMYTGVDTEFAQEKTYEDKGPFKLFSNNTYEKLFVRPWTLGMGSVVLGSISILLMGVTKAGWGASTPYGFWFGKVLILFGVAPERVAAFSHKPVEIFTMPFFNHQINVQNFGILLGTAIALLLAGNLTKTFKEGLAISFKEILIYAIGGITMGLGTRFSNGCNVGALYTPIANFSLSGWIFLVALVVGGIIGNVIYKKLIANDSCEIQSS; translated from the coding sequence GTGAAAAAAAATGTTGAATATATTACTGGCTTTATATTACTTATTGCCACTTTAGTATTAGGAAAATCAGGGCTTAGCAGTCCCATGTTATTCTTTAGACTAATCGCAGGATTAGGGCTAGGATATGCACTTACAAGATCTTATTTTGGATTTGCAGGTAGTGTGAATAGAACGTACAGAACGGGTTCTACAAAATTAATGAGAGCATTAATGATTATGTTTGTTGGAACAGCAATAGTAAATGTTTGCTTTTTTATAGGTCAGGATGCAACTCAATATGATTTATGGGTTAATCCTATTAACTTAGGGCTTGTACTAGGGGGTATACTATTTGGAGTTGGTATGGCATTTTCTAGTTGTTGTGCATCAGGAGTTCTTACTGATGTAATAACAGGTCTACCACGTGCTATTATAACACTTATATTCTTTGGTATGGGAGTATATTTAGGATTCCCACTTCAAAGTTCTGCTCCTTGGATTACTGATACAATTGTATCAACTGAAACATTCGCAAATGGCGTATTTTTACCAGATTTATTTAAAGGTGACGGACTAGGTGGATATTTAGGAGCAAGTATTTTAACTATTGTTCTTGCAGCAGTAGTAATTTGGATTTGTAAAGTATATGAAGATAATAGAAAAGCACAAAATATGTACACAGGAGTAGATACAGAATTTGCTCAAGAGAAAACTTATGAAGACAAAGGGCCTTTTAAATTATTTAGCAATAATACTTACGAAAAATTATTTGTAAGACCATGGACACTTGGCATGGGTTCAGTTGTACTTGGAAGTATAAGTATACTTTTAATGGGTGTAACTAAGGCAGGATGGGGAGCATCTACTCCTTATGGATTCTGGTTTGGTAAAGTACTTATATTATTTGGAGTTGCTCCTGAAAGGGTAGCGGCTTTTTCACACAAGCCAGTAGAAATATTTACAATGCCATTTTTCAACCATCAAATCAATGTACAAAACTTTGGTATTCTATTAGGAACAGCTATTGCGTTACTTTTAGCTGGAAACCTTACAAAAACATTCAAAGAAGGACTAGCTATTAGCTTCAAAGAAATATTAATATATGCTATAGGTGGTATTACAATGGGACTTGGAACAAGATTTTCAAACGGTTGTAATGTAGGAGCACTTTATACACCAATTGCTAACTTCTCATTATCTGGATGGATTTTCTTAGTAGCTTTAGTTGTAGGTGGAATCATAGGTAATGTAATTTATAAAAAGTTAATAGCAAATGATAGTTGTGAAATACAATCAAGTTAA
- a CDS encoding helix-turn-helix domain-containing protein produces MDTIKRINFKRPEHKSFDFEIVGLQEFLKTRPTKHISKAFRLNFYSISYITSGKGAHEIDFKVYDFKTGDMIFIAQNQVHRFFPDTEATGYIIMFTEDYLYTNSEMNIHDFLDHFNMPLYNPIIETDVSEEASNRVLIDLIYKEYKAAHSTVKAQLLKSLFRSFMLTIRRFKKIDEQRETSGVYKRFVEFKNLVDIHFKEKKTVGEYAKIMLVSQKTINQATRTVVDLSAKQFIIDRILLEIKRYLSQGELTINEISDLMGFDEPSNLTKFFKRYEGVSPKEFRTEYFGN; encoded by the coding sequence ATGGATACCATTAAAAGAATTAACTTTAAAAGGCCTGAACATAAGTCATTTGATTTTGAAATAGTGGGCTTACAAGAGTTTTTAAAGACACGTCCAACTAAACATATTTCAAAAGCATTTCGATTGAACTTTTATAGTATATCGTATATAACATCCGGAAAAGGGGCACATGAAATAGATTTTAAAGTATATGATTTTAAGACAGGAGATATGATATTTATTGCACAAAATCAAGTTCATCGTTTTTTTCCAGATACTGAAGCCACTGGTTATATTATTATGTTTACTGAAGACTATCTATATACTAATTCAGAGATGAATATCCATGATTTTTTAGATCACTTCAATATGCCTTTATACAATCCAATTATTGAAACAGATGTTAGTGAAGAGGCCTCCAATCGAGTACTCATTGATTTAATATATAAAGAGTATAAAGCAGCTCATAGTACAGTAAAGGCACAATTGCTAAAATCTCTTTTTAGAAGTTTCATGCTAACAATCCGTAGATTTAAGAAAATAGATGAACAAAGGGAAACCTCTGGTGTTTATAAGCGATTTGTGGAATTTAAAAATCTTGTGGACATCCACTTTAAGGAAAAGAAAACTGTTGGGGAATATGCAAAGATCATGTTAGTCTCCCAAAAAACAATTAATCAAGCAACTAGAACGGTAGTAGATTTATCGGCTAAGCAATTTATCATTGACCGAATATTGTTAGAAATCAAGAGGTACTTAAGTCAGGGAGAGCTCACAATAAATGAAATTTCAGATTTGATGGGATTTGATGAACCTTCTAATTTGACCAAGTTCTTTAAACGCTATGAAGGAGTTTCGCCAAAGGAATTTAGAACAGAATATTTTGGTAATTAA
- a CDS encoding Na+/H+ antiporter NhaC family protein encodes MELSWLSIVPVLLAIILAFVAKNVFIALLSGIIVAGIILDMKTGTIFTSLDSIYKVFQDDWAAKSILFCLMIGAFVYVIEASGGVHGMVEYLTEKRKLVKSKVGAQLLAYLLGIFLFIDGTSSIVISGVASRPLFDRFNVSREKLAYITDSTSSPIAWFIPFNGAGAFLMAMVGGQVSAGIIEVDPMTIIISAIPFQLYGIFSILIVAVVILMDNHTNIQGQWSTGNTEEEQSEAYSSQQIFQGDIVPKAKNMIVPLVLLVGSIFGIMCITGEGNILKSDGSAGIYIGAILTLILTGIYYVLQRITKIETYLKWVFKGMGNYLEVTMILTLAFAFSNLVSQLGTGAFIARISSGINPAFVPFMIFIVGAFMSFATGTSGGTVAVLIPIGIPMAVAIGASIPMTIGAIISGGVFGDHCSPISDSTILSSMIAEVNVMNHVKTQMPYALTSAALASVGFLVLGLIG; translated from the coding sequence GTGGAATTAAGTTGGTTATCAATTGTACCCGTTTTACTAGCAATTATTCTGGCTTTTGTAGCTAAGAATGTATTTATTGCTCTTTTATCAGGAATTATTGTAGCGGGTATTATTTTGGATATGAAGACAGGAACAATTTTTACAAGTTTAGATAGTATTTATAAAGTTTTTCAAGACGATTGGGCAGCAAAATCCATACTGTTTTGTTTGATGATTGGTGCCTTTGTGTATGTAATTGAAGCATCAGGTGGGGTTCATGGCATGGTAGAGTATTTGACTGAAAAAAGAAAATTGGTGAAATCCAAAGTAGGTGCACAGCTATTGGCTTATTTACTTGGAATTTTCTTGTTTATTGATGGTACCAGCTCCATAGTAATTTCGGGAGTTGCTTCAAGACCCTTGTTTGATCGCTTTAATGTATCAAGAGAGAAACTGGCTTATATAACAGATTCTACATCTTCTCCAATTGCATGGTTCATACCATTCAATGGGGCTGGAGCCTTCTTAATGGCCATGGTTGGAGGTCAAGTTTCAGCTGGTATTATAGAAGTAGACCCAATGACTATTATAATTTCAGCAATACCATTTCAACTTTATGGAATATTCTCCATATTAATAGTTGCTGTAGTAATTTTGATGGATAATCATACAAATATACAAGGTCAATGGTCAACTGGAAATACAGAGGAAGAGCAATCAGAAGCTTACTCTTCTCAACAGATTTTTCAAGGAGATATTGTACCAAAAGCTAAAAACATGATTGTTCCATTGGTTCTATTAGTGGGGAGTATCTTTGGCATTATGTGTATTACTGGTGAAGGAAATATATTAAAAAGTGATGGATCTGCAGGGATTTACATTGGTGCTATCCTTACCTTGATTTTAACAGGAATTTATTATGTGCTTCAAAGAATAACGAAGATAGAAACCTATTTAAAATGGGTGTTCAAAGGTATGGGCAATTATTTGGAAGTGACCATGATTTTAACCTTAGCTTTTGCTTTCAGCAATTTAGTTAGCCAATTAGGAACAGGTGCATTTATAGCGAGGATTAGCAGTGGTATTAATCCAGCCTTTGTTCCTTTCATGATTTTTATTGTGGGGGCATTCATGTCATTTGCCACAGGAACTAGTGGTGGCACAGTGGCAGTATTGATTCCTATTGGAATTCCAATGGCAGTTGCTATAGGTGCAAGTATACCAATGACCATTGGTGCAATTATTTCGGGAGGAGTATTTGGAGATCACTGTTCTCCCATATCGGACTCAACAATTTTATCATCTATGATTGCTGAAGTAAATGTAATGAATCATGTTAAAACTCAAATGCCATATGCGTTGACTTCTGCTGCATTGGCTAGTGTAGGATTCCTTGTACTTGGATTAATTGGATAA